The Triticum dicoccoides isolate Atlit2015 ecotype Zavitan chromosome 6A, WEW_v2.0, whole genome shotgun sequence genome has a window encoding:
- the LOC119317012 gene encoding negative regulator of systemic acquired resistance SNI1-like: MAHLILCAFDVNLQQYPRVYLTNSGSHPTLVIVKESWSPFLLGNNVASGELGRNTSRSDHLFDSLRFSLLTEAMVEASNDTGANNGLKHIENMVLFQYLVLTLEADFVPRHIAYKESLDWVIIRESVLSVLLGSRKLVFKMFVKNCISLLNQHQREVEDDISSKSASDLDSSLTFSLLEFEREALISVKKLFIMVINLDLIRKEADKLGLTSRADGLRNPILEVILEELTYNTIYLSPFLLAFTEWKWKLQIILLYFSRYQVKSAVRTRRSDNSQQDLTVESALSMFSSEASAKAMVKMMCPEVAQLLLAHAYQVCLSVDGDSSEANDAAKMMGASLLEISCKFVLAFQNLRKINTNIQISQFEKEALFTAATLTRKLQNG, from the exons ATGGCTCATCTCATTTTGTGTGCTTTTGATGTTAACTTGCAGCAATATCCAAGAGTATATTTGACAAATTCTGGTTCCCATCCAACTCTAGTTATAGTTAAAGAG TCATGGTCACCATTTCTCCTTGGCAACAATGTAGCTTCTGGTGAGCTTGGGAGAAACACCAGTCGCTCAGATCACCTCTTTGATTCTTTG AGATTTTCTTTGTTGACCGAAGCTATGGTTGAAGCATCGAATGACACAGGTGCTAATAATGGGCTTAAG CATATAGAGAACATGGTGCTGTTCCAATATCTCGTTCTCACACTTGAGGCTGATTTTGTACCTCGTCATATTGCATATAAAG AGTCATTAGACTGGGTGATTATCAGGGAATCTGTTTTAAGCGTGCTTCTG GGATCGCGAAAACTGGTATTCAAAATGTTTGTCAAGAACTGCATATCCCTTCTGAACCAACATCAGCGGGAAGTTGAAGATGACATATCTTCTAAATCAGCATCTGATTTAGATTCTTCCTTAACCTTTTCATTGCTTGAGTTTGAAAGAGAAGCGCTTATATCCGTGAAAAAACTTTTCATTATG GTTATAAACCTTGACTTGATTAGGAAAGAAGCAGACAAATTGGGCCTGACTTCAAGGGCTGATGGCCTCAG GAATCCTATCCTGGAAGTTATTCTAGAGGAGCTAACTTACAACACAATCTACTTATCCCCATTTCTTTTG GCCTTCACGGAGTGGAAGTGGAAATTGCAGATTATCCTGCTGTACTTCTCAAGATATCAAGTTAAG TCTGCAGTCCGTACTCGGAGGTCAGATAATTCTCAACAAGATTTGACAGTGGAAAGCGCTCTGAGTATGTTTTCATCAGAAGCAAGCGCAAAGGCCATGGTTAAGATGATGTGTCCAGAAGTTGCTCAGCTTCTCTTAGCACATGCATACCAG GTCTGCCTATCCGTTGATGGTGATTCTAGCGAAGCTAATGATGCAGCAAAAATGATGGGAGCGTCTCTTCTCGAGATATCTTGCAAGTTTGTGTTGGCTTTCCAGAATCTGAGAAAAATCAACAC GAACATTCAGATTTCACAGTTTGAGAAAGAAGCTTTGTTCACTGCAGCAACGCTGACAAGAAAACTGCAGAACGGGTGA